From a single Sebastes umbrosus isolate fSebUmb1 chromosome 17, fSebUmb1.pri, whole genome shotgun sequence genomic region:
- the LOC119475235 gene encoding sporulation-specific protein 15-like isoform X1: MGSTVSKDIESMASSQEQTDTTDEDNVVGRAVDQQEQTDTTDEDNVVGRAVDQQEQTDTTDQDHAVGGAVDQQEQTDPTDQDHAVGGAVDQQEQTDPTDQDNDPTDQDNDPTDQDNAVGGVDQQEQTDPTDQDNAVGGAVDQPPDDLQHRESQEKELMELRESVQTQRGLIAKCNALNLAKEAIEKDLRQEIQELKNTLTLYKAEHLRANEALQQEIEELHKRLSSEERCDAKRDTIEAMRFQNDTMREEFEELKKNRQTIEALDEVFDAHRAEEEAISQENDELQQRIQDMRKNIRNEKSLQEMDNTVTASYVVLRKQSDALQQQLMEQTKKYDELKVREVMWKERKSSMDLLSRQNDNIEQQVQAITRKVQNKENLEKKNRHIKSEEKVVSTRNTELLKIRGKLYSKLLCIGDHEDSCQTMTDEIEAMREFNQNLQEEIQALNEEVINKTALQAKYKSMKAEKKVLTHQNDNLHKELQELHKTITKEQALKDRNAILAEENELLRNQNLSLDHEIQALYSRLQSEKVLEAIHQLLKVQKNAISQQNDSLRRESRVLHKRLKRQETLQNQCKATNAEKENISRERDILQQEIQLLNSM; encoded by the exons ATGGGTTCCACGGTATCTAAAGACATTGAGAGCATGGCTTCAAGCCAAGAGCAGACAGATACTACTGACGAAGACAATGTAGTAGGAAGAGCAGTTGATCAACAAGAGCAGACAGATACTACTGACGAAGACAATGTAGTAGGAAGAGCAGTTGATCAACAAGAGCAGacagatactactgaccaagacCATGCAGTAGGAGGAGCAGTTGATCAACAAGAGCAGACTGATCCTACTGACCAAGACCATGCAGTAGGAGGAGCAGTTGACCAACAAGAGCAGACTGATCCTACTGACCAAGACAATGATCCTACTGAC CAAGACAATGATCCTACTGACCAAGACAATGCAGTAGGAGGAGTTGACCAACAAGAGCAGACAGATCCTACTGACCAAGACAATGCAGTAGGAGGAGCAGTTGACCAACCACCTGATGACCTGCAACACCGTGAGAGTCAGGAAAAAGAACTAATGGAGCTCCGTGAAAGTGTCCAAACTCAAAGAGGTTTGATTGCAAAGTgcaatgctctgaatttggccAAAGAGGCCATTGAGAAAGACTTGAGACAAGAAATTCAGGAGCTAAAGAATACGCTGACGCTGTACAAAGCAGAGCACCTGAGAGCAAATGAGGCTCTGCAGCAAGAGATTGAGGAGCTCCACAAAAGGCTGTCTTCGGAGGAAAGGTGTGATGCAAAGAGGGACACAATTGAAGCCATGAGGTTCCAAAATGACACAATGAGAGAGGAGTTCGAGGAGCTCAAGAAGAATCGTCAAACTATAGAAGCTTTGGATGAAGTCTTCGATGCACATCGGGCAGAGGAAGAGGCGATTAGCCAGGAAAACGACGAACTCCAACAACGTATTCAGGACATGCGCAAAAACATCCGTAATGAAAAGTCTTTGCAGGAAATGGATAACACGGTGACAGCATCATATGTGGTCCTCAGAAAACAAAGTGACGCACTGCAACAACAACTCATGGAGCAAACCAAAAAGTATGACGAACTGAAAGTTCGGGAAGTCAtgtggaaggagaggaagagcagcaTGGACTTATTGAGCAGACAAAATGATAACATCGAACAACAAGTTCAGGCGATTACAAGAAAGGTCCAGAACAAAGAAAACttggagaagaaaaacaggCACATTAAATCAGAAGAAAAAGTCGTCTCGACCAGAAATACAGAGCTTCTCAAAATACGTGGAAAGCTCTACTCAAAGCTTCTATGTATTGGCGACCATGAAGACAGTTGCCAAACTATGACAGACGAGATAGAAGCCATGAGAGAGTTCAATCAGAATCTCCAAGAAGAAATCCAGGCACTCAACGAGGAGGTCATAAACAAAACTGCTTTGCaagcaaaatataaatcaatgaaaGCAGAGAAAAAGGTTCTAACTCACCAAAATGACAACCTGCATAAAGAACTTCAGGAGCTGCACAAAACGATTACAAAGGAACAAGCTTTGAAAGACAGGAATGCTATCCTTGCAGAAGAAAATGAATTATTGCGCAATCAAAACCTCTCACTTGACCACGAGATCCAGGCGCTCTACAGCAGACTCCAAAGTGAGAAAGTATTGGAGGCCATACATCAGTTGCTGAAGGTACAAAAAAATGCCATAAGCCAGCAAAATGATTCACTTCGACGAGAGAGCCGGGTGCTCCATAAAAGGTTGAAAAGACAAGAAACTTTACAAAATCAGTGCAAAGCGACGAACGCGGAGAAAGAGAACATCAGCCGAGAGCGTGACATCCTACAACAAGAAATCCAGCTGCTGAACAGCATGTGA
- the LOC119475235 gene encoding sporulation-specific protein 15-like isoform X2, which yields MGSTVSKDIESMASSQEQTDTTDEDNVVGRAVDQQEQTDTTDEDNVVGRAVDQQEQTDTTDQDHAVGGAVDQQEQTDPTDQDHAVGGAVDQQEQTDPTDQDNDPTDQDNDPTDQDNAVGGAVDQPPDDLQHRESQEKELMELRESVQTQRGLIAKCNALNLAKEAIEKDLRQEIQELKNTLTLYKAEHLRANEALQQEIEELHKRLSSEERCDAKRDTIEAMRFQNDTMREEFEELKKNRQTIEALDEVFDAHRAEEEAISQENDELQQRIQDMRKNIRNEKSLQEMDNTVTASYVVLRKQSDALQQQLMEQTKKYDELKVREVMWKERKSSMDLLSRQNDNIEQQVQAITRKVQNKENLEKKNRHIKSEEKVVSTRNTELLKIRGKLYSKLLCIGDHEDSCQTMTDEIEAMREFNQNLQEEIQALNEEVINKTALQAKYKSMKAEKKVLTHQNDNLHKELQELHKTITKEQALKDRNAILAEENELLRNQNLSLDHEIQALYSRLQSEKVLEAIHQLLKVQKNAISQQNDSLRRESRVLHKRLKRQETLQNQCKATNAEKENISRERDILQQEIQLLNSM from the exons ATGGGTTCCACGGTATCTAAAGACATTGAGAGCATGGCTTCAAGCCAAGAGCAGACAGATACTACTGACGAAGACAATGTAGTAGGAAGAGCAGTTGATCAACAAGAGCAGACAGATACTACTGACGAAGACAATGTAGTAGGAAGAGCAGTTGATCAACAAGAGCAGacagatactactgaccaagacCATGCAGTAGGAGGAGCAGTTGATCAACAAGAGCAGACTGATCCTACTGACCAAGACCATGCAGTAGGAGGAGCAGTTGACCAACAAGAGCAGACTGATCCTACTGACCAAGACAATGATCCTACTGACCAAGACAAT GATCCTACTGACCAAGACAATGCAGTAGGAGGAGCAGTTGACCAACCACCTGATGACCTGCAACACCGTGAGAGTCAGGAAAAAGAACTAATGGAGCTCCGTGAAAGTGTCCAAACTCAAAGAGGTTTGATTGCAAAGTgcaatgctctgaatttggccAAAGAGGCCATTGAGAAAGACTTGAGACAAGAAATTCAGGAGCTAAAGAATACGCTGACGCTGTACAAAGCAGAGCACCTGAGAGCAAATGAGGCTCTGCAGCAAGAGATTGAGGAGCTCCACAAAAGGCTGTCTTCGGAGGAAAGGTGTGATGCAAAGAGGGACACAATTGAAGCCATGAGGTTCCAAAATGACACAATGAGAGAGGAGTTCGAGGAGCTCAAGAAGAATCGTCAAACTATAGAAGCTTTGGATGAAGTCTTCGATGCACATCGGGCAGAGGAAGAGGCGATTAGCCAGGAAAACGACGAACTCCAACAACGTATTCAGGACATGCGCAAAAACATCCGTAATGAAAAGTCTTTGCAGGAAATGGATAACACGGTGACAGCATCATATGTGGTCCTCAGAAAACAAAGTGACGCACTGCAACAACAACTCATGGAGCAAACCAAAAAGTATGACGAACTGAAAGTTCGGGAAGTCAtgtggaaggagaggaagagcagcaTGGACTTATTGAGCAGACAAAATGATAACATCGAACAACAAGTTCAGGCGATTACAAGAAAGGTCCAGAACAAAGAAAACttggagaagaaaaacaggCACATTAAATCAGAAGAAAAAGTCGTCTCGACCAGAAATACAGAGCTTCTCAAAATACGTGGAAAGCTCTACTCAAAGCTTCTATGTATTGGCGACCATGAAGACAGTTGCCAAACTATGACAGACGAGATAGAAGCCATGAGAGAGTTCAATCAGAATCTCCAAGAAGAAATCCAGGCACTCAACGAGGAGGTCATAAACAAAACTGCTTTGCaagcaaaatataaatcaatgaaaGCAGAGAAAAAGGTTCTAACTCACCAAAATGACAACCTGCATAAAGAACTTCAGGAGCTGCACAAAACGATTACAAAGGAACAAGCTTTGAAAGACAGGAATGCTATCCTTGCAGAAGAAAATGAATTATTGCGCAATCAAAACCTCTCACTTGACCACGAGATCCAGGCGCTCTACAGCAGACTCCAAAGTGAGAAAGTATTGGAGGCCATACATCAGTTGCTGAAGGTACAAAAAAATGCCATAAGCCAGCAAAATGATTCACTTCGACGAGAGAGCCGGGTGCTCCATAAAAGGTTGAAAAGACAAGAAACTTTACAAAATCAGTGCAAAGCGACGAACGCGGAGAAAGAGAACATCAGCCGAGAGCGTGACATCCTACAACAAGAAATCCAGCTGCTGAACAGCATGTGA